In Papaver somniferum cultivar HN1 chromosome 1, ASM357369v1, whole genome shotgun sequence, a genomic segment contains:
- the LOC113347499 gene encoding keratin, type I cytoskeletal 9-like: MAWIFLFVCVTWINIKLAVFPRIGFPIPKEKKKKRSQEVTPRSDPTPQPRHTKPLGASAFVTAGENEGGGDEVGAGTALDGRSVIGVVVTRGTEVGVGGGSEIGVVVTGGNEVGVVEGNEGVLVVTGGTEVGTSSGVAIDKGKSVVEEDKKEGKKNDDSDTSSGEQVQSKQGKGGRGGRGGGKKGGRGRGEKGGCVGTSAKGGRARTSAQGARGGGEKTPIQGGSGRGKKI, from the exons ATGGCTTGGATTTTCCTATTCGTATGTGTTACTTGGATAAATATTAAACTAGCTGTATTTCCACGTATAGGTTTTCCTATCC caaaagaaaagaagaaaaaaagatcacAAGAAGTAACACCTCGTAGTGACCCGACTCCGCAACCTCGTCACACAAAACCATTGGGTGCAAGTGCATTTGTGACTGCTGGAGAAAATGAAGGTGGAGGAGATGAAGTTGGAGCTGGAACTGCTTTAG ATGGAAGAAGTGTGATTGGAGTTGTTGTTACTAGAGGAACTGAAGTTGGAGTTGGTGGAGGAAGTGAAATTGGAGTTGTTGTTACTGGAGGAAATGAAGTTGGAGTTGTTGAAGGAAATGAAGGTGTACTTGTTgttactggaggaactgaagttggcACTTCTAGTGGTGTTGCTATTGATAAAGGTAAATCCGTAGTTGAAGAGGACAagaaggagggaaagaagaa CGACGACTCGGACACTTCCTCCGGTGAGCAAGTTCAATCTAAGCAAGGAAAAGGTGGTCGAGGCGGTCGAGGTGGAGGTAAAAAAGGTGGTCGTGGTCGAGGTGAAAAAGGTGGTTGTGTTGGAACAAGTGCAAAAGGTGGTCGTGCTAGAACAAGTGCTCAAGGTGCACGTGGTGGAGGTGAAAAGACTCCAATTCAAGGTGGCAGTGGTCGAGGTAAAAAAATCTAA